A region from the Nocardioides exalbidus genome encodes:
- a CDS encoding glycerol-3-phosphate dehydrogenase/oxidase → MTETPATRITPGLEGVPDEVDVVVVGLGITGAGVALDAATRGLTVLAVDAHDLAFGTSRWSSKLVHGGLRYLAQGQLAIAHESAVERGTLMDVTAPHLVRPLPMLTPVNDTMTRGKAALTWAGLHAGDVLRRTAHTTARTLPRPRRLNATETLSLAPALRADTLRGGLLGWDGQLEDDARLVVAVARTAASHGAEVRTRARVTSATGTGVRLRDELTGVAYDVRAKAVVNATGVWAGDLDDQVRLRPSRGTHLVLRGDSLPHTRVAVMVPIPGTTARFAMVLPQPDGTIYVGLTDVPVTGAVPDVPVPSPGEVEFLLDVVASAFTTPPTREDVVGVYAGLRPLLEVAGTDTTADLSRQHAILTSTSGLTTIVGGKLTTYRRMAQEVLDSLVADGRLEADPCRTAALPLLGAAGPEELRHVDADPRLVRRFGTDAALVLATAREVTGLADDELLAPASDTVPVTLAELVFAITHEGAHDVDDLLDRRTRVGLVDADRTVTEPLARRALDLVSARVDSLAP, encoded by the coding sequence ATGACGGAGACTCCGGCGACCCGGATCACGCCCGGACTCGAGGGCGTCCCGGACGAGGTCGACGTCGTGGTCGTCGGGCTCGGCATCACCGGCGCCGGGGTCGCCCTCGACGCCGCGACGCGTGGGCTCACCGTGCTCGCCGTCGACGCCCACGACCTCGCCTTCGGCACGTCGCGCTGGTCGTCCAAGCTCGTGCACGGCGGCCTGCGCTACCTCGCCCAGGGCCAGCTCGCGATCGCCCACGAGAGCGCCGTCGAGCGCGGGACCCTGATGGACGTCACCGCCCCGCACCTCGTCCGCCCGCTGCCGATGCTCACGCCGGTCAACGACACGATGACCCGGGGCAAGGCGGCACTCACGTGGGCCGGCCTCCACGCCGGCGACGTGCTCCGCCGCACCGCCCACACCACCGCGCGCACCCTCCCCCGGCCCCGTCGGCTCAACGCCACCGAGACCCTCAGCCTCGCCCCGGCACTGCGCGCCGACACCCTCCGCGGAGGGCTGCTCGGCTGGGACGGGCAGCTCGAGGACGACGCGCGGCTCGTGGTCGCCGTGGCGCGCACGGCAGCGTCCCACGGCGCCGAGGTGCGCACGCGCGCCCGCGTCACCTCCGCCACCGGCACGGGCGTCCGGCTGCGCGACGAGCTCACCGGGGTGGCGTACGACGTCCGCGCGAAGGCGGTCGTCAACGCGACCGGTGTGTGGGCTGGCGACCTCGACGACCAGGTCCGGCTGCGGCCCAGCCGCGGCACGCACCTCGTCCTCCGCGGCGACTCTCTCCCGCACACGCGGGTCGCGGTGATGGTGCCGATCCCGGGCACGACCGCGCGCTTCGCGATGGTGCTGCCCCAGCCTGACGGCACGATCTACGTCGGACTCACCGACGTGCCGGTCACCGGGGCCGTGCCGGACGTGCCGGTGCCGAGCCCCGGCGAGGTCGAGTTCCTGCTCGACGTCGTCGCGTCGGCCTTCACCACGCCGCCGACCCGCGAGGACGTGGTCGGGGTCTACGCCGGCCTCCGCCCGCTGCTCGAGGTCGCCGGCACCGACACGACGGCCGACCTGTCGCGACAGCACGCGATCCTCACCTCGACGAGTGGGCTGACGACGATCGTCGGCGGCAAGCTGACGACCTACCGCCGGATGGCGCAGGAGGTCCTCGACTCCCTGGTCGCCGACGGCCGCCTCGAGGCCGACCCGTGCCGCACTGCTGCCCTCCCCCTGCTGGGCGCCGCGGGTCCCGAGGAGCTGCGGCACGTCGACGCCGACCCCCGGCTCGTACGCCGCTTCGGCACCGACGCCGCCCTCGTCCTGGCCACCGCCCGCGAGGTCACCGGGCTCGCCGACGACGAGCTCCTCGCACCCGCCTCGGACACGGTCCCGGTCACCCTCGCCGAGCTCGTGTTCGCGATCACCCACGAGGGCGCGCACGACGTCGACGACCTCCTCGACCGGCGGACCCGGGTCGGCCTCGTCGACGCCGACCGCACGGTCACGGAGCCGCTGGCGAGGCGGGCGCTCGACCTGGTGTCGGCACGAGTCGACAGCCTCGCACCCTAG
- a CDS encoding TetR/AcrR family transcriptional regulator, with the protein MSSLRHISDPRLDAYLDSARDCILDVGWRRTTLTEVARRAGVSRMTIYRAWPDMGSLLGDLMTREWVGIAAATRVAAADTTTPQGIAAAALSTVRALRDNELFVRIVELDPDLMLPYLLDRRGRSQEALIEILAAEIESGQEAGTIHGGDPVLMARGLMLAGQGYVFSALTMTDDQVSLELLDGQLLHLVSSSLAPR; encoded by the coding sequence ATGTCGTCACTTCGTCACATCAGCGATCCGCGACTCGACGCCTACCTCGACTCCGCGCGCGACTGCATCCTCGACGTCGGGTGGCGGCGCACGACGCTGACCGAGGTCGCCCGGCGCGCCGGCGTCTCGCGGATGACGATCTATCGCGCGTGGCCCGACATGGGCTCGCTGCTCGGCGACCTGATGACCCGCGAGTGGGTCGGGATCGCCGCCGCGACGCGCGTCGCGGCGGCAGACACGACCACGCCCCAGGGGATCGCGGCGGCCGCCCTGTCGACGGTCCGCGCGCTGCGCGACAACGAGCTCTTCGTCCGCATCGTCGAGCTCGACCCCGACCTGATGCTGCCCTACCTGCTCGACCGCCGCGGTCGCTCGCAGGAGGCCCTCATCGAGATCCTGGCCGCCGAGATCGAGAGCGGCCAGGAGGCCGGCACGATCCACGGCGGCGACCCGGTGCTGATGGCCCGCGGCCTGATGCTGGCCGGCCAGGGCTACGTCTTCTCCGCGCTCACGATGACCGACGACCAGGTCAGCCTCGAGCTGCTCGACGGCCAGCTCCTCCACCTGGTCTCCTCCTCCCTGGCACCCCGATGA
- a CDS encoding FAD-binding oxidoreductase: protein MTVETPTVEMHPQRWGDPAAAADLPESARGLVELAFGLQDRPAVTDARPPASTLDEALLDGLRAIVGEAHVLLDDRTRTLRTRGKSTPDLLRARAGDLSDAPDAVVRPDGHGEVAALLAWASEHRVAVVPFGGGTCVTGGLAARRDGFAGLVSLDLVRMKRLLAVDEVSMTATLEPGLRGPEAEALLGEHGLTLGHYPQSFEHASIGGFAATRSSGQSSAGYGRFDAMVVGLTAATPTGSLDLGSAPANAAGPDLRQLLLGSEGAFGVITSVTVRVRRAPAETAYDGWRWSSFDAGSDAMRTLAQAGLLPTVIRLSDENETVINLADPSSIGGTDDPGCLMVTGYEGTASQVAAGREAVTAVLTDLGGTPLGTGPGDAWVHGRFHAPYLRDSLLDHGVLVETLETATFWSNRERLYADVKAALTSSLGEGALVLCHVSHVYETGCSLYFTVAVPQGEDPLAQWQVAKAAASDAMVAAGATITHHHAVGTDHRPWLAQEIGEVGVRVLRAVKAELDPAGILNPGVLIP from the coding sequence ATGACCGTTGAGACGCCCACCGTCGAGATGCACCCCCAGCGCTGGGGCGACCCCGCCGCGGCGGCCGACCTGCCGGAGTCCGCACGCGGCCTGGTCGAGCTCGCCTTCGGGCTGCAGGACCGGCCGGCGGTCACCGACGCGCGGCCGCCGGCAAGCACGCTCGACGAGGCACTGCTCGACGGGCTGCGCGCGATCGTGGGGGAGGCGCACGTCCTTCTCGACGACCGGACCCGCACCCTGCGCACCCGCGGCAAGTCGACGCCCGACCTGCTCCGCGCCCGCGCCGGCGACCTGTCCGACGCCCCCGACGCCGTGGTCCGCCCGGACGGCCACGGCGAGGTCGCGGCGCTGCTCGCGTGGGCGAGCGAGCACCGGGTCGCGGTCGTGCCGTTCGGCGGCGGCACCTGCGTGACCGGCGGTCTCGCGGCACGTCGCGACGGCTTCGCCGGGCTGGTGAGCCTCGACCTGGTCCGGATGAAGCGGCTGCTCGCCGTCGACGAGGTGTCGATGACCGCCACCCTCGAGCCCGGCCTGCGCGGACCCGAGGCCGAGGCACTGCTCGGCGAGCACGGGCTCACGCTCGGGCACTACCCGCAGTCGTTCGAGCACGCCTCGATCGGCGGCTTCGCGGCCACGCGGTCGAGCGGCCAGTCGAGCGCCGGCTACGGCCGCTTCGACGCGATGGTCGTCGGCCTCACCGCCGCGACCCCCACGGGCTCGCTCGACCTCGGCTCCGCGCCCGCCAACGCCGCCGGCCCCGACCTGCGCCAGCTGCTGCTGGGCTCGGAGGGAGCCTTCGGCGTCATCACCTCGGTCACCGTGCGGGTGCGTCGCGCGCCCGCCGAGACGGCGTACGACGGTTGGCGCTGGTCGTCGTTCGACGCGGGCTCCGACGCGATGCGCACCCTCGCGCAGGCCGGGCTGCTGCCGACGGTGATCCGCCTGTCCGACGAGAACGAGACGGTGATCAACCTCGCCGACCCGTCGTCGATCGGCGGGACCGACGACCCCGGCTGCCTGATGGTCACCGGCTACGAAGGCACCGCGTCCCAGGTCGCGGCCGGGCGCGAGGCGGTCACCGCCGTGCTGACGGACCTCGGCGGCACGCCGCTCGGCACCGGGCCGGGCGACGCGTGGGTCCACGGCCGGTTCCACGCGCCGTACCTCCGCGACTCGCTGCTCGACCACGGCGTGCTCGTCGAGACGCTCGAGACCGCGACGTTCTGGTCGAACCGCGAGCGGTTGTACGCCGACGTGAAGGCCGCGCTCACCTCGTCGCTGGGCGAGGGTGCGCTGGTGCTCTGCCACGTCTCGCACGTCTACGAGACCGGGTGCTCGCTCTACTTCACCGTCGCCGTGCCGCAGGGCGAGGACCCGCTGGCGCAGTGGCAGGTCGCCAAGGCCGCGGCGAGCGACGCGATGGTCGCCGCCGGCGCGACGATCACCCACCACCACGCCGTCGGCACCGACCACCGGCCGTGGCTCGCACAGGAGATCGGCGAGGTCGGGGTGCGGGTGCTGCGGGCCGTGAAGGCCGAGCTCGACCCGGCCGGGATCCTCAACCCGGGGGTCCTCATCCCGTAG
- a CDS encoding amidase, producing the protein MSFTPSGRTARLVALPAIAAVALGSLAVTPGAQALTSVTTANSATISINDARRPGLDTGSIRNVSGSRMEGFGNIFVHVDAPAGEEPRMNDQMMRGFGLTATSPGSYASTKSVRLGDVLMTRKVQVATASNTTSFFDTFTNTATEPVTLDVSFGGSLGSGLTATTSPNKATISASSSGDNAVGTADTWITATTPGATRPTGVVVGSGVGALGDQQSNPFETAYVPTGSRANDLGFVRTLTIEPGATESLMQYVVIGALSDTTQIATDTAALAASPNLSTLTVDEICTLQNIDITSYAAACAGAEPLKVPAAEVDVEHTTDVAYDVTGKTIAQLQADMVAGKVTSVQVTKAYLDRIEAYDDGALGFHAFITVAKDAVAQAMAADEARKAGRTGDLLGIPIALKDIYDTKDMPTSGGTLALKDWEPKKDAWQVARLREAGAVMIGKTVLSEFANSGSFSESGFKQVWNALYPSKTSFGSSGGSATAVAADLAAAAMGTQTGVSLYAPSTGASLTTFRGTDGLASTNGVMPLTWATDYAGPMAKSVTDVASLLDATSTQATGNNPDDLLTSRVDNSLRPVEWKSSLRPDALQGKVIGYVPTAFASTAIIDDNAGAVALADARAAIEAAGGTLVALPSGAATAPTNPPAAGYPTTGSAGSEGWERYIGEDRPATFPMTAKQLLENPLNLPYNVSGNYSYNPMDDTSVANLLARRDAYKVNADTWMDTAFGQSVDAVIYPGFLTSVGNNDAASAIFSSDRASGVITQGVGLPTAILPIGANDEGQSNNVQIVGRAWDDAAVLGYAYAVEQRARAAMHTEFAPALAWSGPAASTTSVSLGSTATTYGSTTTATVTVAADPAATGAVSVQVAGTTVTGTLAGGTATVTLPATTPVGTHLVTASYAGSATVAASAATTTLKVTRAAPTITAKLVRTKVKVGQKVKVRVAVSTTGTATVLVYDGTKVIRTRSVTGSKVMSLGKLARGKHKIRLHVVAGEEYAAATSRTLHLKVVKARKKRK; encoded by the coding sequence ATGTCCTTCACCCCCTCCGGGCGCACCGCCCGCCTCGTCGCCCTCCCGGCGATCGCGGCCGTCGCCCTCGGCTCCCTCGCCGTGACCCCCGGCGCCCAGGCGCTGACCAGCGTCACGACCGCCAACTCCGCCACCATCAGCATCAACGACGCCCGCCGCCCCGGCCTCGACACCGGCTCGATCCGCAACGTCAGCGGATCGCGGATGGAGGGCTTCGGCAACATCTTCGTCCACGTCGACGCGCCCGCCGGCGAGGAGCCGCGGATGAACGACCAGATGATGCGCGGCTTCGGCCTGACCGCGACCTCGCCCGGATCGTACGCCTCCACGAAGTCGGTCCGTCTCGGGGACGTGCTGATGACGAGGAAGGTCCAGGTCGCGACGGCCAGCAACACGACCAGCTTCTTCGACACCTTCACCAACACCGCGACCGAGCCGGTCACGCTCGACGTGTCGTTCGGTGGCTCGCTAGGCTCCGGCCTCACGGCGACGACCAGCCCCAACAAGGCCACGATCAGCGCGTCGAGCAGCGGCGACAACGCCGTCGGCACCGCGGACACGTGGATCACGGCGACCACCCCCGGCGCCACCCGTCCGACCGGCGTCGTCGTCGGCTCGGGCGTGGGTGCGCTCGGTGACCAGCAGTCCAACCCGTTCGAGACGGCGTACGTCCCCACGGGCAGCCGCGCCAACGACCTCGGCTTCGTCCGGACGCTCACCATCGAGCCCGGTGCGACCGAGTCGCTGATGCAGTACGTCGTCATCGGCGCGCTGTCGGACACCACGCAGATCGCGACCGACACCGCCGCCCTCGCGGCGTCGCCGAACCTCTCGACGCTCACCGTCGACGAGATCTGCACGCTGCAGAACATCGACATCACGTCCTACGCCGCGGCCTGCGCGGGCGCCGAGCCGCTGAAGGTGCCGGCCGCCGAGGTCGACGTCGAGCACACCACCGACGTCGCCTACGACGTCACGGGCAAGACGATCGCCCAGCTCCAGGCCGACATGGTCGCGGGCAAGGTCACCTCGGTGCAGGTCACCAAGGCCTACCTCGACCGCATCGAGGCCTACGACGACGGGGCGCTCGGCTTCCACGCCTTCATCACCGTCGCGAAGGACGCCGTCGCCCAGGCGATGGCCGCCGACGAGGCCCGCAAGGCCGGTCGCACCGGCGACCTGCTCGGCATCCCGATCGCGCTCAAGGACATCTACGACACGAAGGACATGCCCACCTCCGGCGGCACGCTCGCGCTGAAGGACTGGGAGCCGAAGAAGGACGCCTGGCAGGTCGCGAGGCTGCGCGAGGCGGGCGCCGTGATGATCGGCAAGACCGTGCTCTCGGAGTTCGCCAACTCCGGCTCGTTCAGCGAGAGCGGCTTCAAGCAGGTCTGGAACGCGCTCTACCCGTCCAAGACGTCGTTCGGCTCCAGCGGCGGCTCGGCCACCGCGGTCGCCGCCGACCTCGCGGCCGCGGCCATGGGCACCCAGACCGGTGTCTCGCTCTACGCCCCGTCGACCGGCGCCAGCCTGACGACGTTCCGCGGCACCGACGGCCTCGCCAGCACCAACGGCGTCATGCCGCTGACCTGGGCCACCGACTACGCCGGCCCGATGGCGAAGTCGGTCACCGACGTCGCGTCGCTGCTCGACGCCACCTCGACGCAGGCGACGGGCAACAACCCCGACGACCTGCTCACCAGCCGCGTCGACAACAGCCTGCGCCCGGTCGAGTGGAAGTCGTCGCTCCGGCCCGACGCGCTCCAGGGCAAGGTCATCGGCTACGTCCCGACCGCCTTCGCCTCGACCGCGATCATCGACGACAACGCCGGTGCCGTCGCCCTGGCGGACGCCAGGGCCGCCATCGAGGCCGCCGGTGGCACGCTCGTCGCGCTGCCCTCCGGCGCCGCGACCGCCCCCACCAACCCGCCGGCGGCCGGCTACCCGACCACCGGCAGCGCCGGCTCGGAGGGCTGGGAGCGCTACATCGGCGAGGACCGTCCCGCCACCTTCCCGATGACGGCGAAGCAGCTGCTGGAGAACCCGCTCAACCTGCCCTACAACGTCTCCGGCAACTACAGCTACAACCCGATGGACGACACCAGCGTCGCCAACCTGCTGGCCCGCCGCGACGCCTACAAGGTCAACGCCGACACCTGGATGGACACCGCGTTCGGCCAGTCGGTCGACGCCGTGATCTACCCGGGCTTCCTCACCAGCGTCGGCAACAACGACGCCGCGTCGGCGATCTTCAGCTCCGACCGGGCGTCCGGCGTCATCACCCAGGGCGTCGGCCTGCCGACGGCGATCCTGCCGATCGGCGCGAACGACGAGGGCCAGTCCAACAACGTGCAGATCGTCGGCCGGGCCTGGGACGACGCCGCCGTCCTCGGCTACGCGTACGCCGTCGAGCAGCGGGCGCGGGCCGCGATGCACACCGAGTTCGCTCCTGCCCTCGCGTGGAGCGGCCCGGCCGCGTCGACGACCTCGGTGAGCCTCGGCTCGACCGCGACCACCTACGGGTCGACGACCACGGCGACCGTCACCGTCGCCGCCGACCCGGCAGCCACGGGCGCCGTCTCGGTCCAGGTCGCCGGCACGACCGTCACCGGCACCCTCGCCGGCGGCACGGCCACCGTCACCCTCCCGGCCACCACGCCGGTGGGCACCCACCTGGTCACGGCGTCGTACGCCGGCTCGGCGACCGTCGCCGCGAGCGCCGCGACCACGACGCTCAAGGTCACCCGCGCCGCGCCGACGATCACGGCCAAGCTGGTGAGGACCAAGGTGAAGGTCGGCCAGAAGGTCAAGGTCAGGGTCGCGGTCAGCACCACCGGAACGGCCACCGTCCTGGTCTACGACGGCACCAAGGTGATCCGGACGCGGTCGGTGACCGGCAGCAAGGTGATGTCGCTCGGCAAGCTCGCGCGCGGCAAGCACAAGATCCGGCTCCACGTGGTCGCGGGTGAGGAGTACGCCGCCGCCACCAGCCGGACCCTCCACCTCAAGGTCGTGAAGGCCAGGAAGAAGAGGAAGTAG
- a CDS encoding pirin family protein: MGMAVYAGSDRSSSTEVGRVTRHSFSFGPHYDPANLGFGPLVCHNDDLLAAGGGYPDHPHSELEIVTWVLEGALVHTDSTGHRHVVEAGRAQVLSAGSGIRHSEVADPRSGRCRFVQAWLAPSAPGREPAYVLGEAPQPATGLVEVVGGGGLPIGTTGARLLVARLAPGDVVALPEDPRQHVFAATGAVQLGDRELREGDAVRLEGEPGRVVTASEETDLLVWSFA; this comes from the coding sequence ATGGGCATGGCCGTGTACGCCGGTTCGGACAGGTCCTCCTCCACAGAGGTGGGACGGGTCACGCGGCACTCGTTCTCGTTCGGACCGCACTACGACCCGGCCAACCTCGGCTTCGGTCCCCTGGTCTGCCACAACGACGACCTCCTGGCCGCGGGCGGGGGCTATCCCGACCACCCGCACTCGGAGCTGGAGATCGTCACCTGGGTCCTCGAGGGCGCCCTCGTGCACACCGACTCGACCGGTCACCGGCACGTCGTCGAGGCCGGCCGGGCGCAGGTGCTGTCGGCCGGCTCGGGCATCCGGCACAGCGAGGTCGCCGACCCGCGGTCGGGCCGGTGCCGGTTCGTCCAGGCCTGGCTCGCACCGTCGGCACCGGGGAGGGAGCCGGCGTACGTCCTGGGCGAGGCGCCGCAGCCGGCCACCGGGCTGGTCGAGGTGGTCGGAGGTGGTGGCCTCCCGATCGGCACGACCGGCGCCCGCCTGCTCGTCGCCCGGCTCGCGCCCGGCGATGTCGTCGCGTTGCCCGAGGACCCGCGCCAGCACGTCTTCGCCGCCACCGGTGCGGTGCAGCTCGGTGACCGCGAGCTGCGGGAGGGCGACGCCGTACGCCTCGAGGGCGAGCCGGGCAGGGTGGTCACGGCGTCGGAGGAGACCGACCTGCTGGTCTGGTCCTTCGCCTGA